The following are encoded together in the Raineyella sp. LH-20 genome:
- the ascB gene encoding 6-phospho-beta-glucosidase, whose translation MSTARFPDGFLWGGATAANQLEGAYDLGGKGLSIQDVMPRGISGPPTERPTEDNLKLAGIDFYHRYAEDIALFAEMGFSVFRFSIAWSRIFPNGDEETPNEEGLAFYDRVLDELEKHGIEPLVTISHYETPLHLATTYDGWRSRDLIGFYERYCRTLFERYGKRVRYWLTFNEINSILHAPLLSGGIWTPKEDLAEQDLYQAIHHELVASASVTKLAHEIMPQAKIGCMVIAIPIYPLTPDPADVLTVLQADHANLAFGDVHCRGAYPGYFLRTLREKGIELEITDEDREVLRHTVDFVSFSYYMSVCDTADPTRKVAGRGNIMGGVPNPTLEASEWGWQIDPTGLRIVLNTYWDRWQKPLFIVENGLGAKDELVEVDGHRTVLDDYRIGYLNDHLTAAAEAIEDGVELLGYTSWGCIDLVSASTAEMSKRYGFIYVDRNDDGSGTLARYRKKSFDWYRDVIASHGATLR comes from the coding sequence ATGAGCACCGCACGATTCCCCGACGGCTTCCTCTGGGGCGGCGCCACCGCCGCGAACCAGCTGGAGGGGGCGTACGACCTGGGCGGCAAGGGCCTGTCCATCCAGGACGTGATGCCGCGCGGCATCTCCGGCCCGCCGACCGAACGGCCCACCGAGGACAATCTCAAGCTGGCCGGCATCGACTTCTACCACCGCTACGCCGAGGACATCGCGCTCTTCGCCGAGATGGGGTTCAGTGTCTTCCGGTTCTCCATCGCCTGGAGTCGGATCTTCCCGAACGGCGACGAGGAGACCCCGAACGAGGAGGGCCTGGCCTTCTACGATCGGGTGCTCGACGAGCTGGAGAAGCACGGCATCGAGCCGCTGGTCACGATCAGCCACTACGAGACGCCGCTGCACCTCGCGACGACGTACGACGGCTGGCGGTCGCGCGACCTGATCGGCTTCTACGAGCGCTACTGCCGTACGTTGTTCGAGCGCTACGGGAAGCGGGTCAGATACTGGCTGACCTTCAACGAGATCAACTCGATCCTGCACGCGCCGCTGCTGTCCGGCGGCATCTGGACCCCCAAGGAGGACCTCGCCGAGCAGGACCTCTACCAGGCGATCCACCACGAACTGGTCGCCTCCGCGTCGGTCACCAAGCTGGCGCACGAGATCATGCCGCAGGCCAAGATCGGCTGCATGGTGATCGCCATCCCGATCTACCCGCTCACCCCGGACCCCGCCGACGTGCTCACCGTGCTGCAGGCGGACCACGCCAACCTCGCGTTCGGCGACGTGCACTGCCGCGGCGCCTACCCCGGCTACTTCCTCCGTACGCTGCGGGAGAAGGGCATCGAGCTGGAGATCACCGACGAGGACCGCGAGGTGCTGCGCCACACCGTCGACTTCGTCTCGTTCAGCTACTACATGAGCGTCTGCGACACCGCAGATCCGACCCGGAAGGTCGCCGGCCGGGGCAACATCATGGGCGGCGTGCCCAACCCCACCCTGGAGGCCTCCGAGTGGGGCTGGCAGATCGACCCGACCGGCCTGCGGATCGTCCTCAACACCTACTGGGACCGCTGGCAGAAGCCGCTGTTCATCGTCGAGAACGGTCTGGGTGCCAAGGACGAGCTGGTCGAGGTCGACGGGCATCGTACGGTGCTCGACGACTACCGGATCGGCTACCTCAACGACCACCTGACGGCGGCCGCCGAGGCGATCGAGGACGGCGTCGAGCTGCTCGGCTACACCTCCTGGGGGTGCATCGACCTGGTCAGCGCCTCCACCGCCGAGATGAGCAAGAGGTACGGTTTCATCTACGTCGACCGCAACGACGACGGCAGCGGCACCCTGGCCCGTTACCGGAAGAAGTCGTTCGACTGGTACCGCGACGTCATCGCCTCCCACGGCGCCACTCTCCGGTGA
- a CDS encoding PRD domain-containing protein — translation MEILRVFNNNVVLSRDASGQEIILTGRGLGFQARPGDTVDEHRIARTFVPDDGRDPDNLGAQIAAIPPEHVTLADEALAVARRELDTELPAHVVVALADHLSFAIKRVHSGIALDYPLRSEVSHLYPQELAAAAHIVAYVNEHLDEPIPDDEAIAIALHLVNAGFATGDLSETYRITGLFRQLFDVLEQAYGRPFDRDTVSAARFVTHLRYFFIRMRKGEQLAEGHEILAAAIQQAYPEAYACALKLTAVLELRLGDEITDNEVLYLTMHVARLASDPVDRSL, via the coding sequence GTGGAGATCCTCCGCGTCTTCAACAACAACGTCGTGCTGTCGCGGGACGCGTCCGGTCAGGAGATCATCCTGACCGGACGCGGCCTGGGCTTCCAGGCCCGGCCCGGCGACACCGTGGACGAGCACCGCATCGCCCGGACCTTCGTCCCCGACGACGGCCGCGACCCGGACAACCTCGGCGCACAGATCGCCGCCATCCCACCGGAGCACGTCACCCTGGCCGACGAGGCACTGGCCGTCGCCCGCCGCGAGCTGGACACCGAACTGCCCGCGCACGTCGTGGTGGCGCTGGCCGACCACCTCAGCTTCGCGATCAAGCGGGTGCACTCCGGGATCGCCCTCGACTACCCACTGCGGTCCGAGGTGTCCCACCTCTACCCCCAGGAACTCGCGGCCGCGGCGCACATCGTGGCGTACGTCAACGAGCACCTGGACGAACCGATCCCGGACGACGAGGCGATCGCCATCGCCCTGCACCTGGTCAACGCCGGCTTCGCCACCGGTGACCTGTCCGAGACCTACCGGATCACCGGGCTGTTCCGTCAGCTCTTCGACGTCCTGGAGCAGGCGTACGGGCGGCCCTTCGACCGTGACACGGTCAGCGCGGCCCGCTTCGTCACCCACCTGCGCTACTTCTTCATCCGGATGAGGAAGGGCGAGCAGCTCGCCGAAGGACACGAGATCCTCGCCGCGGCGATCCAGCAGGCCTATCCCGAGGCGTACGCCTGCGCCCTCAAGCTCACCGCGGTGCTGGAGCTGCGGCTGGGTGACGAGATCACCGACAACGAGGTGCTCTACCTGACGATGCACGTGGCCCGGTTGGCCAGTGACCCGGTCGACCGGTCGCTGTGA
- a CDS encoding sodium:solute symporter family protein — protein MATLIQANVVDYLIIGIYFVAVLGIGLIARRQASDAIGFFLSGRSLPAWVTGLAFISANLGAVEIMGMSANGAQIGLPTVHYFWIGAIPAMLFLGVVMMPFYYGSRVRSVPEFMRKRFGTGAHLVNSLSFALAQLLIAGINLYLLGSIVHAMLGWPLWVALLVAAVIVLAYISFGGLSAAIYNEVLQFFVIVASLLPLTLIGLHRVGGWEGLKERITAAAAAAPPSAGVAPAAEQLQSWPGQALSGFHSPVLSVIGIVFGLGFVLSFGYWTTNFVEVQRAMASESMTAARKTPIIGAFPKMFVPFITILPGMLAAVLVSEIGQVKNGAHIPGGASGLGVQYNDSLLYMMRDLLPNGLLGLAITGLLAAFMAGMAANISAFNTVLSVDLWQTYVAKDKPDHYYVTVGRIATLAATIVAIFTALIAGQFSNIMDYLQTLFGFFNAPLFATFIVGMFWKRMTPTAGWVGLIVGTLSAVFVWLLSLGGVIQLPGQGTAFVAASAGFVMDVLVSVLVSLVTRPKPSSELVGFVYSETPKSHFHDPALATMPWISRPVPLAGVALVIAIILNIAF, from the coding sequence ATGGCAACACTCATCCAAGCCAACGTCGTGGACTACCTGATCATCGGGATCTACTTCGTGGCAGTACTCGGCATCGGCCTGATCGCACGCCGACAGGCCTCGGATGCCATCGGGTTCTTCCTGTCCGGCCGCTCACTCCCCGCCTGGGTGACCGGCCTCGCCTTCATCTCCGCCAACCTGGGCGCGGTGGAGATCATGGGCATGTCGGCCAACGGCGCCCAGATCGGCCTGCCGACCGTCCACTACTTCTGGATCGGGGCCATCCCGGCGATGCTCTTCCTGGGTGTCGTGATGATGCCCTTCTACTACGGCTCCAGGGTGCGATCGGTCCCGGAGTTCATGCGCAAGCGCTTCGGCACCGGCGCCCACCTGGTCAACTCGTTGTCCTTCGCCCTGGCGCAGCTGCTGATCGCCGGCATCAACCTCTACCTGCTGGGCAGCATCGTGCACGCGATGCTCGGTTGGCCGCTGTGGGTGGCCCTGCTGGTGGCCGCCGTCATCGTGCTGGCGTACATCTCCTTCGGCGGCCTGAGCGCCGCGATCTACAACGAGGTGCTGCAGTTCTTCGTGATCGTCGCCTCGCTGCTCCCGCTCACCCTGATCGGTCTGCACCGGGTCGGCGGCTGGGAGGGGCTGAAGGAGCGGATCACCGCCGCTGCGGCCGCCGCACCGCCGAGCGCCGGCGTCGCTCCGGCCGCCGAGCAACTGCAGTCCTGGCCGGGTCAGGCACTGTCCGGCTTCCACTCGCCGGTGCTGTCGGTGATCGGCATCGTCTTCGGCCTCGGCTTCGTGCTGTCCTTCGGCTACTGGACGACGAACTTCGTCGAGGTGCAGCGGGCGATGGCCTCGGAGTCGATGACCGCGGCCCGCAAGACGCCGATCATCGGTGCGTTCCCGAAGATGTTCGTGCCGTTCATCACCATCCTGCCGGGCATGCTCGCCGCGGTGCTGGTGAGCGAGATCGGCCAGGTCAAGAACGGTGCGCACATCCCCGGTGGGGCCTCCGGCCTCGGTGTGCAGTACAACGACTCGCTGCTCTACATGATGCGCGACCTGCTGCCCAACGGCCTGCTCGGGCTGGCTATCACCGGCCTGCTGGCGGCGTTCATGGCCGGCATGGCGGCCAACATCTCCGCCTTCAACACCGTGCTGTCGGTGGACCTGTGGCAGACGTACGTGGCCAAGGACAAGCCCGACCACTACTACGTCACGGTCGGCCGGATCGCCACCCTGGCGGCCACGATCGTGGCCATCTTCACCGCGCTGATCGCCGGCCAGTTCTCGAACATCATGGACTACCTGCAGACCCTGTTCGGCTTCTTCAACGCGCCGCTGTTCGCCACCTTCATCGTCGGCATGTTCTGGAAGCGGATGACGCCCACCGCCGGTTGGGTCGGCCTGATCGTCGGCACGCTGTCCGCCGTCTTCGTCTGGCTGCTCAGCCTCGGCGGGGTGATCCAGCTGCCCGGCCAGGGCACCGCCTTCGTCGCCGCCTCGGCCGGCTTCGTGATGGACGTGCTGGTCAGTGTGCTGGTCTCGCTGGTCACCAGGCCGAAGCCGTCCTCGGAGCTGGTCGGCTTCGTCTACTCCGAGACGCCGAAGTCACACTTCCACGACCCGGCGCTCGCCACCATGCCGTGGATCAGTCGGCCGGTGCCGCTCGCCGGCGTGGCGCTGGTCATCGCCATCATCCTGAACATCGCCTTCTGA
- the galK gene encoding galactokinase, translated as MTTSVPLTTGIPSWSGEEGVRRAHDLFLQAYAGPPDGVWAAPGRVNLIGEHLDYNGGPCLPIALPHRTYVALRRRADRTVRLASDDADPTRWEGTLDDIRPGGDIPSWVGYAAGPAWALAQQDATLGFAAALGGFDAAVVSCVPWGAGLSSSAAIECATALALDETYGLGLGDDATGRATLAAACVRAENEVVGAPTGGMDQAAALATREGHALLLDTLDGSVEQVPFDLGRVGLALLVIDTRAEHALVDGQYAARRAACEAVAAREGVPTLRELADPPAVLARLTDPVERRRVRHVVTEIDRVGEFVALLRADRYDALGPVLDASHASLRDDYEVSCPELDVAVETARAAGALGARMTGGGFGGSAIALAPTGRVEAIAAAVTDAYARRGWHAPRFLVALASAAGGRVDGRTDGAQR; from the coding sequence ATGACGACCAGCGTCCCGCTGACCACCGGCATCCCGAGCTGGTCCGGCGAGGAGGGCGTACGCCGCGCCCACGACCTCTTCCTACAGGCGTACGCCGGCCCACCGGACGGGGTCTGGGCGGCACCCGGGCGGGTCAACCTGATCGGTGAACACCTCGACTACAACGGCGGCCCCTGCCTGCCGATCGCGCTGCCGCACCGGACGTACGTGGCGTTGCGCCGGCGGGCCGACCGGACGGTGCGGCTCGCCTCGGACGACGCCGACCCGACCCGGTGGGAGGGCACCCTCGACGACATCCGGCCGGGCGGGGACATCCCCTCCTGGGTCGGTTACGCGGCCGGCCCCGCCTGGGCACTGGCGCAGCAGGACGCGACGCTGGGCTTCGCGGCGGCGCTCGGCGGCTTCGACGCCGCCGTGGTGTCCTGCGTGCCGTGGGGCGCGGGGCTGTCCTCTTCCGCCGCGATCGAGTGCGCGACGGCGCTGGCCCTCGACGAGACGTACGGCCTCGGGCTGGGCGACGACGCGACCGGCCGGGCGACGCTGGCCGCGGCCTGCGTACGGGCCGAGAACGAGGTGGTCGGCGCCCCGACCGGCGGGATGGACCAGGCCGCGGCGTTGGCCACCCGGGAGGGCCACGCCCTGTTGCTGGACACCCTGGACGGCTCCGTCGAGCAGGTGCCGTTCGACCTCGGCCGGGTCGGGCTGGCCCTGCTGGTGATCGACACCCGCGCCGAGCACGCCCTGGTCGACGGGCAGTACGCCGCCCGCCGGGCCGCCTGCGAGGCGGTCGCCGCTCGCGAGGGCGTGCCGACCCTGCGCGAGCTGGCGGACCCGCCGGCTGTGCTGGCCCGGCTCACCGATCCGGTCGAACGTCGTCGGGTGCGCCATGTGGTCACCGAGATCGACCGGGTCGGCGAGTTCGTGGCGCTGCTCCGCGCCGACCGGTACGACGCCCTCGGGCCGGTGCTGGACGCCTCGCACGCCTCGCTGCGCGACGACTACGAGGTGAGCTGCCCGGAACTGGACGTCGCCGTGGAGACCGCCCGCGCCGCCGGGGCGCTGGGCGCCCGGATGACCGGCGGCGGCTTCGGCGGCTCGGCGATCGCCCTGGCACCGACCGGCCGGGTCGAGGCGATCGCCGCCGCGGTGACCGACGCGTACGCCCGGCGCGGCTGGCACGCCCCACGCTTCCTCGTCGCCCTGGCCTCCGCGGCCGGCGGCCGGGTGGACGGCCGGACGGACGGGGCGCAGCGATGA
- a CDS encoding UTP--glucose-1-phosphate uridylyltransferase, producing MSPAGLRHATERMRRAGLPDLAVEVFAGYYAQLEEGRTGLIPEDTIDPVLDVTDIAEVEVSPAQQREALARTVMIKLNGGLGTSMGMDRAKSLLPVRDGLSFLDIIAGQIRHARVASGADLPLLLMDSFRTREDTLAALAAHPDLACPGLPADFVQHREPKLLVDSLEPVDWPADPSLEWCPPGHGDIYVALLTTGLLDTLIERGYRYANTSNADNLGAAPDGRLAGWFAASGAPYAPEVCRRTPADRKGGHLGRRRADGRMILRDTAQTPAADMAWFTDETRHPYFHTNNLWFDLVALRDALAARGGVPGLPLIRNRKHVDPTDPSSPEVFQIECALGAVVELFDDPAPVLVERARFLPVKTTDDLLLLRSDAYELDDDVRLRLAADRACLVQLDPRHYRQIADFDAHFPAGPPSLRGAERLTVDGDWTFGAGVVVTGDVQLPDPGTPCLVPDGTDLTRHDTSPAAASAPDGERRADR from the coding sequence ATGAGCCCGGCGGGACTGCGCCACGCCACCGAGCGGATGCGCCGGGCGGGCCTGCCCGACCTGGCGGTCGAGGTGTTCGCCGGCTACTACGCCCAGCTCGAGGAGGGCCGCACCGGCCTGATCCCCGAGGACACCATCGACCCGGTGCTCGACGTCACCGACATCGCCGAGGTGGAGGTCTCCCCGGCGCAGCAGCGCGAGGCACTGGCCCGTACGGTGATGATCAAGCTCAACGGCGGACTGGGCACCTCGATGGGGATGGACCGGGCGAAGTCACTGCTGCCGGTGCGCGACGGGCTGAGCTTCCTGGACATCATCGCCGGGCAGATCCGGCACGCCCGGGTGGCCAGCGGGGCGGACCTGCCGCTGTTGCTGATGGACAGCTTCCGCACCCGGGAGGACACGCTGGCCGCGCTGGCGGCCCACCCGGACCTGGCCTGCCCGGGGCTGCCGGCGGACTTCGTGCAGCACCGCGAGCCGAAGCTGCTGGTCGACTCGCTGGAGCCGGTCGACTGGCCGGCGGACCCGTCGTTGGAATGGTGCCCGCCGGGCCACGGCGACATCTACGTCGCACTGCTCACCACCGGCCTGCTCGACACGCTGATCGAGCGCGGCTACCGCTATGCCAACACCTCCAACGCCGACAACCTCGGCGCCGCCCCCGACGGCCGGCTCGCCGGCTGGTTCGCGGCGAGCGGTGCACCGTACGCTCCGGAGGTGTGCCGGCGGACGCCCGCGGACCGCAAGGGCGGCCACCTCGGGCGGCGCAGAGCCGACGGCCGGATGATCCTGCGCGACACCGCACAGACGCCCGCCGCGGACATGGCCTGGTTCACCGACGAGACGCGCCATCCGTACTTCCACACCAACAACCTGTGGTTCGACCTGGTCGCGCTGCGCGACGCGCTGGCCGCCCGGGGCGGGGTGCCCGGGCTGCCGCTGATCCGCAACCGCAAGCACGTCGATCCGACCGACCCGTCCTCCCCCGAGGTGTTCCAGATCGAGTGCGCCCTCGGCGCGGTCGTCGAGCTCTTCGACGACCCGGCGCCGGTGCTGGTGGAGCGGGCCCGGTTCCTGCCGGTGAAGACCACCGACGACCTGCTGCTGCTCCGCTCCGACGCGTACGAGCTGGACGACGACGTCCGGCTGCGGCTGGCGGCCGACCGGGCCTGCCTGGTGCAGCTCGATCCGCGCCACTACCGGCAGATCGCCGACTTCGACGCACACTTCCCCGCCGGGCCGCCCTCCCTGCGGGGGGCCGAGCGGCTCACCGTGGACGGCGACTGGACCTTCGGCGCCGGCGTCGTCGTCACCGGTGACGTCCAGCTGCCCGACCCGGGCACCCCGTGCCTCGTCCCCGACGGGACGGACCTCACCAGGCACGACACGAGCCCGGCCGCCGCGAGCGCACCGGACGGAGAGAGGAGGGCGGACCGATGA
- a CDS encoding aldose 1-epimerase family protein yields MIPTGPSGREFSISHGDQQAVISQRGAALRSYRVGERDVVVPFGADEVSPAMHGAILLPWPNRLADGRYRFDGTTHQLPITEPDRRVANHGLVHALDWRPVGHSDGHVELALTLLPRPGYPYRLDVHVHYRLAADGLTVRLAATNAGEARAPYGVGFHPWLSPGRAAVDDCTLRVDAGRWLRPDDRMLPVATEATPPEKDFSTARTIGATSLDDGFASASYRDGRSWVRLTAPDGWTAAAWMRPPLAYWQVCTGDFPETGRYERTGVAAEPMTCPANAFVTGQDLAVIVPGATHVVSWGLCLEGGSGRPGA; encoded by the coding sequence ATGATCCCCACCGGCCCGAGTGGACGAGAGTTCAGCATCAGCCACGGCGACCAGCAGGCCGTGATCAGCCAACGCGGCGCCGCCCTGCGGTCCTACCGGGTCGGCGAGCGCGACGTCGTGGTGCCGTTCGGAGCGGACGAGGTGTCCCCGGCGATGCACGGCGCGATCCTGTTGCCCTGGCCCAACCGACTCGCCGACGGGCGCTACCGGTTCGACGGGACGACCCACCAGCTGCCGATCACCGAGCCGGACCGCCGGGTCGCCAACCACGGCCTGGTGCACGCCCTCGACTGGCGGCCGGTCGGCCACTCCGACGGTCACGTCGAGTTGGCCCTCACCCTGCTCCCCCGCCCCGGCTACCCGTACCGCCTGGACGTGCACGTGCACTACCGGCTGGCCGCCGACGGCCTGACCGTACGGCTGGCCGCCACCAACGCCGGGGAGGCGAGGGCCCCGTACGGCGTCGGCTTCCATCCCTGGCTGTCGCCCGGCCGAGCGGCCGTCGACGACTGCACCCTCCGGGTGGACGCCGGCCGCTGGCTGCGCCCCGACGACCGGATGCTGCCGGTGGCGACCGAGGCGACGCCACCGGAGAAGGACTTCTCCACCGCCCGGACCATCGGCGCCACCTCCCTGGACGACGGCTTCGCCTCCGCCTCCTACCGCGACGGGCGATCCTGGGTGCGGCTCACCGCTCCGGACGGCTGGACCGCCGCCGCGTGGATGCGCCCGCCGCTGGCCTACTGGCAGGTCTGCACCGGCGACTTCCCGGAGACCGGCCGGTACGAGCGGACCGGGGTGGCGGCCGAGCCGATGACCTGCCCGGCCAACGCGTTCGTCACCGGGCAGGACCTGGCGGTGATCGTCCCCGGGGCCACCCACGTGGTGAGCTGGGGGCTGTGCCTGGAGGGCGGGTCCGGGAGGCCGGGGGCATGA
- a CDS encoding LacI family DNA-binding transcriptional regulator, which translates to MTGPRAGRRRAPGQAVSMADVARLAGVSSQTVSRVARSEDSVRPETAARVRAAMRQLDYLPNRAARALRSGTFRTIGVVGHQLSRTGEAHITEAVIEALREQDYAVMLIDTPSSRAEDFLDAFTALGQSVDGMVVLRLETPTPARVELPARVPIVVGDFRYADSHTVVGTDQAAGTRQAVAHLLGLGHRTVHHVSGPTSSVQATAREAAWEQVLREAGRPVPPVLRGDWTPRSGYAAGLLLAADPSVTAVYCGNDEMAQGTLRALHEAGRRVPADVSVVGFDDLMAEWLWPPLTTVAQDFATIGRELVSALLEQLAEQQSAATRRILVPTRLVVRASSGPPPERTLPDGR; encoded by the coding sequence ATGACCGGTCCTCGGGCCGGCCGCCGCCGGGCACCCGGGCAGGCCGTCTCGATGGCCGACGTCGCCCGGCTCGCCGGGGTCTCGTCGCAGACCGTGTCCCGGGTCGCCCGGAGCGAGGACTCGGTCCGGCCGGAGACCGCCGCGCGGGTGCGGGCGGCGATGCGCCAGCTCGACTACCTGCCCAACCGGGCGGCCCGGGCCCTGCGCTCCGGCACGTTCCGGACCATCGGGGTGGTCGGCCACCAGCTGTCCCGGACCGGCGAGGCGCACATCACCGAGGCGGTGATCGAGGCGCTGCGCGAGCAGGACTACGCGGTGATGCTGATCGACACCCCGAGCTCGCGGGCGGAGGACTTCCTCGACGCGTTCACCGCGCTGGGGCAGTCGGTCGACGGCATGGTCGTGCTGCGCCTCGAGACGCCGACCCCGGCCCGGGTGGAGCTGCCGGCGCGGGTGCCGATCGTGGTCGGCGACTTCCGCTACGCGGACAGCCACACTGTGGTCGGCACCGACCAGGCGGCCGGCACCCGACAGGCCGTCGCCCACCTGCTGGGGCTGGGCCATCGGACCGTGCACCACGTGTCCGGGCCGACCAGCTCGGTGCAGGCGACCGCCCGTGAGGCCGCCTGGGAACAGGTCCTCCGAGAGGCGGGCCGGCCGGTGCCGCCGGTGCTGCGCGGCGACTGGACCCCACGGTCCGGCTACGCCGCCGGCCTGCTGCTGGCGGCCGACCCGTCGGTGACCGCGGTGTACTGCGGCAACGACGAGATGGCCCAGGGGACGCTGCGGGCGCTGCACGAGGCCGGCCGCAGGGTGCCGGCCGACGTGTCGGTGGTCGGTTTCGACGACCTGATGGCGGAGTGGCTGTGGCCGCCGCTGACCACGGTGGCACAGGACTTCGCCACCATCGGCCGGGAACTGGTGTCGGCGCTGCTCGAGCAACTGGCCGAGCAGCAGTCCGCGGCCACCCGGCGGATCCTGGTGCCGACCCGGCTGGTGGTCCGGGCGAGCTCGGGGCCGCCACCGGAGCGTACGCTCCCCGACGGCAGGTGA
- a CDS encoding DUF2237 domain-containing protein, whose translation MDARNVLGEPLHPCGTDPVTGFFRDGYCATSPEDLGSHTVCALMTREFLDFQRTVGNNLIDPAPARGFPGLRPGDAWCVVATRWVQAYRAGIVAPVVLAATHESALEHVSLEALVACSADVPDDISSIAPDIG comes from the coding sequence ATGGACGCCCGCAACGTTCTCGGCGAACCTCTCCACCCCTGCGGAACCGATCCCGTCACCGGCTTCTTCCGGGACGGCTACTGCGCCACGTCCCCCGAGGACCTCGGCAGTCACACCGTCTGTGCGCTGATGACCCGGGAGTTCCTGGACTTCCAGCGCACCGTCGGCAACAACCTGATCGACCCGGCGCCCGCCCGCGGGTTCCCCGGGCTGCGGCCCGGCGACGCCTGGTGCGTCGTCGCGACCCGCTGGGTGCAGGCCTATCGGGCCGGGATCGTCGCCCCGGTCGTGCTCGCCGCCACCCACGAGTCGGCCCTGGAGCACGTCTCCCTGGAGGCGCTGGTGGCCTGCTCGGCGGATGTGCCCGACGACATCAGTTCGATCGCGCCGGACATCGGCTGA
- a CDS encoding TIGR03085 family metal-binding protein, producing MRGPPMDRSSLAQRERHALCDQFLEVDPHLPTLCEGWVAYDLVAHLWVRDTDPLAGLGIAVPALGRLHDARIARARRRHTYADLVARVRKGPPTPLRWADRMINTLEYLIHHEDLRRGETYDVPERELTAADDAEIMSGLVGLARLQLRSRRVRTVLVDDRTGRQVVAGSGPELVTVTGRPIELALYAFGRARAAHVRIDRGTAA from the coding sequence GTGAGAGGACCCCCGATGGACCGCAGCTCGCTGGCACAGCGCGAACGCCACGCCCTGTGCGATCAGTTCCTCGAGGTCGATCCGCACCTTCCCACGCTCTGCGAGGGGTGGGTGGCGTACGACCTCGTCGCGCACCTGTGGGTCCGCGACACCGACCCGCTCGCCGGGCTCGGCATCGCGGTGCCCGCGCTCGGCCGGCTGCACGACGCCCGGATCGCCCGGGCGCGCCGCCGCCACACGTACGCCGACCTGGTCGCCCGGGTCCGCAAGGGCCCGCCGACGCCGCTGCGGTGGGCCGACCGGATGATCAACACACTGGAGTACCTGATCCACCACGAGGACCTGCGCCGCGGCGAGACGTACGACGTGCCGGAGCGGGAGCTGACCGCGGCCGACGACGCGGAGATCATGTCCGGGCTGGTCGGGTTGGCCCGGCTCCAGCTGCGGTCGCGACGGGTCCGTACGGTCCTGGTGGACGACCGGACCGGCCGCCAGGTGGTGGCGGGCTCCGGTCCGGAACTGGTGACCGTCACCGGACGCCCGATCGAGTTGGCGCTCTACGCCTTCGGTCGTGCCCGCGCCGCCCACGTCCGGATCGACCGGGGGACGGCGGCCTGA